A single window of Athene noctua chromosome 1, bAthNoc1.hap1.1, whole genome shotgun sequence DNA harbors:
- the SMCO4 gene encoding single-pass membrane and coiled-coil domain-containing protein 4, which produces MRQLRGKPKKETSKDKKERKQAMQEARQQITTVVLPTLAVVVLLIVVFVYVATRPNTTE; this is translated from the coding sequence ATGAGGCAGCTAAGAGGAAAACCCAAAAAAGAGACCTCCAAAgataaaaaggagagaaaacaggcAATGCAAGAGGCCCGGCAACAAATCACCACCGTGGTGCTTCCCACGCTGGCTGTTGTAGTACTGCTGATTGTTGTATTTGTTTATGTAGCGACTCGTCCAAATACAACTGAATGA